The following coding sequences are from one Oncorhynchus clarkii lewisi isolate Uvic-CL-2024 chromosome 20, UVic_Ocla_1.0, whole genome shotgun sequence window:
- the LOC139376099 gene encoding junctophilin-1-like isoform X2 — MTGGRFDFDDGGTYCGGWEDGKAHGHGVCTGPKGQGEYSGSWNNGFEVVGVYTWPSGNVYQGYWAQGKRHGFGVESKGKWIYRGEWTHGFKGRYGVRQSLHTPARYDGTWSNGLQDGYGVETYGDGGTYQGQWTGGMRHGYGVRQSVPYGMATVIRSPLRTSLASLRSEQSNGTVLHANLDLSDSLAGTRGGFVLNFHSEGEGEKKKGLFRRGSLFGSLRNLRKSDSRSSISSKRSSARSDAASSISRISSSDANSTISFGDGVDEYMPLEDNVDATTTESYMGEWKNDKRNGFGVSERTNGMKYEGEWMNNKRHGYGCTMFPDGTKEEGKYKNNVLARGIKKQLIPLKNTKTKQKVDRAVEGAIRAAAIAKTKVEIATSRTAHARTKGDAADQAGQSASQDSDIARAVARELSPNFHQPGPDYIKQRFNEPIEPIVQEEKKEKSSSSSPHFYRKGTTPDHSPTATPQPSPPPTPPPAPALEPKKSLFSKLTPKPGKDNKTPSAESQAPVITKAVPKTSLKQEVRQEVPPQPKTFKMAESVPVSPGNGQLHTDTEYHGYYMKADVKIPPDEPEGVEEEHVTPYTFAQMPQPAKPMAQYRTPTPKPGAPKSAAKESKPELTLKKQDSYKPKSLAETRKQASLEITTDFVEEESGPNSILVALVMLLNIGLAIIFIHFLT; from the exons ATGACGGGCGGACGGTTCGATTTTGACGATGGTGGCACATATTGCGGTGGCTGGGAGGATGGAAAAGCCCATGGGCATGGCGTCTGTACCGGGCCCAAGGGCCAAGGAGAATACTCCGGGTCCTGGAACAATGGTTTTGAGGTAGTGGGGGTGTACACCTGGCCCAGTGGAAACGTGTATCAGGGTTACTGGGCACAGGGGAAACGACACGGATTCGGTGTGGAATCGAAGGGAAAATGGATTTATCGTGGTGAATGGACTCATGGATTTAAAGGTCGATACGGGGTCCGGCAAAGTCTCCACACGCCTGCTAGATACGATGGGACATGGAGTAACGGTCTGCAAGATGGATATGGAGTTGAAACGTATGGTGATGGAG GTACGTACCAGGGGCAGTGGACAGGAGGAATGCGACACGGATATGGTGTGCGGCAAAGTGTACCTTACGGGATGGCTACGGTTATTCGCTCACCTCTTCGAACCTCGCTGGCCTCGCTCCGCAGCGAACAGAGCAACGGCACCGTCCTCCATGCCAACCTCGACCTGTCAGACAGCCTTGCCGGCACCAGAGGAGGCTTTGTTCTCAACTTCCACAGCGAAGGCGAAGGTGAGAAGAAAAAAGGCCTGTTCCGAAGAGGGTCCCTGTTCGGCAGCCTAAGAAACCTCAGAAAGTCTGACTCCAGGTCGTCCATATCAAGCAAACGCAGCTCCGCCCGCAGCGATGCCGCCAGCTCCATCAGCCGAATCAGCTCCAGTGATGCCAATTCCACCATCAGCTTCGGAGATGGAGTTGATGAGTACATGCCCCTGGAGGACAATGTAGATGCCACCACCACTGAGTCCTACATGGGGGAGTGGAAGAACGACAAGCGGAACGGCTTTGGTGTCAGCGAGCGCACCAACGGGATGAAGTATGAGGGAGAGTGGATGAACAATAAACGCCACGGCTACGGATGCACAATGTTCCCAGATGGCACCAAAGAAGAGGGGAAATATAAAAACAATGTGTTGGCGCGAGGCATCAAGAAACAGCTCATTCCTCTCAAAAACACCAAAACTAAACAGAAAGTGGATCGGGCTGTGGAAGGAGCCATACGGGCAGCAGCTATTGCCAAAACAAAAGTAGAAATAGCCACTTCAAG AACGGCTCACGCCAGGACTAAAGGTGATGCTGCTGACCAGGccggtcagtcagccagtcaggacTCAGACATCGCCAGGGCAGTGGCCAGGGAACTGTCTCCCAACTTCCATCAGCCAG GCCCTGATTATATAAAGCAGAGGTTCAATGAACCTATTGAACCTATTGTccaagaggagaagaaagagaagtCCTCCTCAAGTAGCCCTCATTTCTACCGTAAAGGCACaaccccagaccactctcccACTGCGACTCCCCAGCCCTCTCCCCCACCAACACCCCCACCAGCGCCAGCCCTAGAGCCCAAGAAGAGCCTCTTCAGCAAGCTCACCCCCAAGCCAGGGAAAGATAATAAAACCCCTTCAGCAGAGAGCCAGGCCCCGGTCATCACAAAGGCAGTCCCTAAGACATCGTTGAAACAGGAAGTAAGACAAGAAGTGCCTCCCCAACCGAAAACTTTCAAGATGGCGGAGTCGGTCCCCGTCAGCCCTGGCAATGGACAGCTGCACACTGACACTGAGTACCACGGCTACTACATGAAGGCAGACGTGAAGATCCCCCCAGATGAACctgagggagtagaggaggagcaTGTTACCCCGTACACCTTTGCCCAGATGCCACAGCCCGCAAAACCTATGGCGCAATACAGGACACCCACCCCAAAACCTGGAGCGCCAAAGTCAGCAGCCAAAGAAAGCAAACCTGAGCTAACACTTAAGAAACAAGATTCGTATAAGCCAAAAAGCCTAGCAGAAACTAGGAAACAAGCCAGCTTGGAGATCACCACGGATTTCGTAGAGGAAGAGTCA GGTCCTAACTCAATACTGGTTGCCCTTGTAATGCTGTTGAATATTGGTCTAGCAATAATTTTTATCCATTTTTTAACCTGA
- the LOC139376099 gene encoding junctophilin-1-like isoform X1: MTGGRFDFDDGGTYCGGWEDGKAHGHGVCTGPKGQGEYSGSWNNGFEVVGVYTWPSGNVYQGYWAQGKRHGFGVESKGKWIYRGEWTHGFKGRYGVRQSLHTPARYDGTWSNGLQDGYGVETYGDGGTYQGQWTGGMRHGYGVRQSVPYGMATVIRSPLRTSLASLRSEQSNGTVLHANLDLSDSLAGTRGGFVLNFHSEGEGEKKKGLFRRGSLFGSLRNLRKSDSRSSISSKRSSARSDAASSISRISSSDANSTISFGDGVDEYMPLEDNVDATTTESYMGEWKNDKRNGFGVSERTNGMKYEGEWMNNKRHGYGCTMFPDGTKEEGKYKNNVLARGIKKQLIPLKNTKTKQKVDRAVEGAIRAAAIAKTKVEIATSRTAHARTKGDAADQAGQSASQDSDIARAVARELSPNFHQPGPDYIKQRFNEPIEPIVQEEKKEKSSSSSPHFYRKGTTPDHSPTATPQPSPPPTPPPAPALEPKKSLFSKLTPKPGKDNKTPSAESQAPVITKAVPKTSLKQEVRQEVPPQPKTFKMAESVPVSPGNGQLHTDTEYHGYYMKADVKIPPDEPEGVEEEHVTPYTFAQMPQPAKPMAQYRTPTPKPGAPKSAAKESKPELTLKKQDSYKPKSLAETRKQASLEITTDFVEEESVSNSYCMMMKMGKLKQRERKVSFQNNV, from the exons ATGACGGGCGGACGGTTCGATTTTGACGATGGTGGCACATATTGCGGTGGCTGGGAGGATGGAAAAGCCCATGGGCATGGCGTCTGTACCGGGCCCAAGGGCCAAGGAGAATACTCCGGGTCCTGGAACAATGGTTTTGAGGTAGTGGGGGTGTACACCTGGCCCAGTGGAAACGTGTATCAGGGTTACTGGGCACAGGGGAAACGACACGGATTCGGTGTGGAATCGAAGGGAAAATGGATTTATCGTGGTGAATGGACTCATGGATTTAAAGGTCGATACGGGGTCCGGCAAAGTCTCCACACGCCTGCTAGATACGATGGGACATGGAGTAACGGTCTGCAAGATGGATATGGAGTTGAAACGTATGGTGATGGAG GTACGTACCAGGGGCAGTGGACAGGAGGAATGCGACACGGATATGGTGTGCGGCAAAGTGTACCTTACGGGATGGCTACGGTTATTCGCTCACCTCTTCGAACCTCGCTGGCCTCGCTCCGCAGCGAACAGAGCAACGGCACCGTCCTCCATGCCAACCTCGACCTGTCAGACAGCCTTGCCGGCACCAGAGGAGGCTTTGTTCTCAACTTCCACAGCGAAGGCGAAGGTGAGAAGAAAAAAGGCCTGTTCCGAAGAGGGTCCCTGTTCGGCAGCCTAAGAAACCTCAGAAAGTCTGACTCCAGGTCGTCCATATCAAGCAAACGCAGCTCCGCCCGCAGCGATGCCGCCAGCTCCATCAGCCGAATCAGCTCCAGTGATGCCAATTCCACCATCAGCTTCGGAGATGGAGTTGATGAGTACATGCCCCTGGAGGACAATGTAGATGCCACCACCACTGAGTCCTACATGGGGGAGTGGAAGAACGACAAGCGGAACGGCTTTGGTGTCAGCGAGCGCACCAACGGGATGAAGTATGAGGGAGAGTGGATGAACAATAAACGCCACGGCTACGGATGCACAATGTTCCCAGATGGCACCAAAGAAGAGGGGAAATATAAAAACAATGTGTTGGCGCGAGGCATCAAGAAACAGCTCATTCCTCTCAAAAACACCAAAACTAAACAGAAAGTGGATCGGGCTGTGGAAGGAGCCATACGGGCAGCAGCTATTGCCAAAACAAAAGTAGAAATAGCCACTTCAAG AACGGCTCACGCCAGGACTAAAGGTGATGCTGCTGACCAGGccggtcagtcagccagtcaggacTCAGACATCGCCAGGGCAGTGGCCAGGGAACTGTCTCCCAACTTCCATCAGCCAG GCCCTGATTATATAAAGCAGAGGTTCAATGAACCTATTGAACCTATTGTccaagaggagaagaaagagaagtCCTCCTCAAGTAGCCCTCATTTCTACCGTAAAGGCACaaccccagaccactctcccACTGCGACTCCCCAGCCCTCTCCCCCACCAACACCCCCACCAGCGCCAGCCCTAGAGCCCAAGAAGAGCCTCTTCAGCAAGCTCACCCCCAAGCCAGGGAAAGATAATAAAACCCCTTCAGCAGAGAGCCAGGCCCCGGTCATCACAAAGGCAGTCCCTAAGACATCGTTGAAACAGGAAGTAAGACAAGAAGTGCCTCCCCAACCGAAAACTTTCAAGATGGCGGAGTCGGTCCCCGTCAGCCCTGGCAATGGACAGCTGCACACTGACACTGAGTACCACGGCTACTACATGAAGGCAGACGTGAAGATCCCCCCAGATGAACctgagggagtagaggaggagcaTGTTACCCCGTACACCTTTGCCCAGATGCCACAGCCCGCAAAACCTATGGCGCAATACAGGACACCCACCCCAAAACCTGGAGCGCCAAAGTCAGCAGCCAAAGAAAGCAAACCTGAGCTAACACTTAAGAAACAAGATTCGTATAAGCCAAAAAGCCTAGCAGAAACTAGGAAACAAGCCAGCTTGGAGATCACCACGGATTTCGTAGAGGAAGAGTCAGTAAGTAACTCATACTGTATGATGATGAAAATGGGAAAACTGaagcaaagagaaagaaaggtGTCATTTCAGAACAACGTATGA
- the LOC139377342 gene encoding cysteine-rich secretory protein LCCL domain-containing 1b isoform X1, translating to MKCGTQDWLRGFGLLFFVQTVLSMVIPNSTHLELLLDKYMNKDDEWWVSKQRGKRAITEGDMHLILDLHNNLRGQVYPQASNMEYMVWDTDLERSAEHWAHTCLWEHGPQHMLTQIGQNLGAHWGRDRPPTFHVQAWYDEVRDYSYPYPQECNPHCPFRCSGPVCTHYTQMVWATSSHIGCAINICYNMNVWGMIWTKAVYLVCNYSPPGNWWGHAPYKHGSPCSACPPSYGGGCRDNLCYTENGIDRRPAPELEETNYIEPEPRAQEPRSRPQPPIPSPNDNMERNEVVSTVQMCQQMDCETKLRDRCKETTCNRYECPPGCLSSPGKVIGTAYYDMQSSVCGAGLHAGVIDNDGGWLDVTRQGRKPHFTKSYKNGIQSLGMNRSANAFKVFSVPVKAVPCGTTVARFCPYKRPARHCPRLYCPRNCLHETRARVIGTQYYSDKSSICRAAIHAGVIQNDSGGYLDVQPVDKRRQYSGSYQNGISSESLQNPSGGKAFRVFAVI from the exons ATGAAGTGTGGAACTCAGGACTGGCTACGAGGGTTTGGGCTGCTATTCTTTGTGCAAACAGTACTTTCTATGGTGATCCCTAACTCTACTCACCTGGAGTTGTTACTGGATAAGTATATGAACAAAGATGATGAGTGGTGGGTGTCCAAACAGCGAGGGAAGAGAGCCATCACTGAGGGTGATATGCACCTCATACTTGATTTGCACAACAACCTGAGAGGTCAAGTTTATCCTCAAGCTTCAAATATGGAATATATG GTTTGGGATACAGATCTGGAGAGGAGTGCCGAGCACTGGGCACACACCTGCCTGTGGGAGCATGGACCACAACACATGCTAACTCAGATTGGACAAAACCTGGGTGCCCACTGGGGAAG AGACCGACCACCAACATTTCACGTCCAGGCCTGGTATGATGAAGTGAGAGACTACAGCTATCCCTATCCACAGGAGTGTAACCCACACTGCCCCTTCAGATGCTCTGGTCCTGTCTGCACTCACTACACACAG ATGGTTTGGGCAACAAGCAGCCATATTGGATGTGCTATTAATATatgctacaacatgaatgtgtgGGGCATGATTTGGACTAAAGCTGTGTACTTGGTTTGCAACTACTCACCACC GGGAAACTGGTGGGGGCATGCCCCATACAAACATGGCAGCCCGTGCTCTGCCTGTCCGCCCAGCTACGGTGGAGGCTGTAGGGATAATCTCTGCTATACAG AGAATGGAATAGATCGACGTCCTGCCCCTGAACTAGAGGAGACAAACTACATCGAGCCAGAGCCGAGGGCCCAAGAGCCAAGGTCGAGACCGCAACCCCCAATACCATCACCCAATGACAACATGGAGAGGAATGAGGTGGTCAGCACAGTGCAAATGT GTCAACAGATGGACTGTGAGACAAAGCTGCGTGATCGTTGTAAAGAAACCACTTGTAATAG GTACGAGTGTCCTCCTGGATGCTTGTCCAGCCCAGGAAAAGTAATAGGGACTGCGTATTATGATATG CAATCAAGTGTTTGTGGAGCTGGTTTACATGCTGGAGTAATAGACAACGATGGAGGCTGGCTGGATGTTACAAGACAAGGAAGAAAACCACATTTCACAAAGTCATACAAAAATGGAATTCAGTCTCTTGG GATGAACAGGAGTGCAAATGCTTTCAAAGTATTCTCTGTACCAG TAAAGGCAGTACCGTGTGGGACCACTGTTGCACGGTTCTGTCCCTACAAAAGACCTGCACGGCACTGTCCAAG GTTGTATTGCCCCCGCAATTGTCTGCATGAGACCCGTGCCAGAGTCATTGGAACACAATATTATTCGGAT AAATCCAGTATATGTCGAGCAGCTATCCATGCTGGTGTCATTCAGAATGACTCAGGAGGCTACCTGGATGTGCAACCCGTGGACAAGAGGAGACAGTACAGCGGTAGCTATCAGAATGGAATCTCTTCAGAAAG CCTACAGAATCCCTCAGGTGGCAAAGCATTCAGAGTATTTGCAGTCATTTGA
- the LOC139377342 gene encoding cysteine-rich secretory protein LCCL domain-containing 1b isoform X2: MKCGTQDWLRGFGLLFFVQTVLSMVIPNSTHLELLLDKYMNKDDEWWVSKQRGKRAITEGDMHLILDLHNNLRGQVYPQASNMEYMVWDTDLERSAEHWAHTCLWEHGPQHMLTQIGQNLGAHWGRDRPPTFHVQAWYDEVRDYSYPYPQECNPHCPFRCSGPVCTHYTQMVWATSSHIGCAINICYNMNVWGMIWTKAVYLVCNYSPPGNWWGHAPYKHGSPCSACPPSYGGGCRDNLCYTENGIDRRPAPELEETNYIEPEPRAQEPRSRPQPPIPSPNDNMERNEVVSTVQMCQQMDCETKLRDRCKETTCNRYECPPGCLSSPGKVIGTAYYDMQSSVCGAGLHAGVIDNDGGWLDVTRQGRKPHFTKSYKNGIQSLGMNRSANAFKVFSVPGSTVWDHCCTVLSLQKTCTALSKVVLPPQLSA; encoded by the exons ATGAAGTGTGGAACTCAGGACTGGCTACGAGGGTTTGGGCTGCTATTCTTTGTGCAAACAGTACTTTCTATGGTGATCCCTAACTCTACTCACCTGGAGTTGTTACTGGATAAGTATATGAACAAAGATGATGAGTGGTGGGTGTCCAAACAGCGAGGGAAGAGAGCCATCACTGAGGGTGATATGCACCTCATACTTGATTTGCACAACAACCTGAGAGGTCAAGTTTATCCTCAAGCTTCAAATATGGAATATATG GTTTGGGATACAGATCTGGAGAGGAGTGCCGAGCACTGGGCACACACCTGCCTGTGGGAGCATGGACCACAACACATGCTAACTCAGATTGGACAAAACCTGGGTGCCCACTGGGGAAG AGACCGACCACCAACATTTCACGTCCAGGCCTGGTATGATGAAGTGAGAGACTACAGCTATCCCTATCCACAGGAGTGTAACCCACACTGCCCCTTCAGATGCTCTGGTCCTGTCTGCACTCACTACACACAG ATGGTTTGGGCAACAAGCAGCCATATTGGATGTGCTATTAATATatgctacaacatgaatgtgtgGGGCATGATTTGGACTAAAGCTGTGTACTTGGTTTGCAACTACTCACCACC GGGAAACTGGTGGGGGCATGCCCCATACAAACATGGCAGCCCGTGCTCTGCCTGTCCGCCCAGCTACGGTGGAGGCTGTAGGGATAATCTCTGCTATACAG AGAATGGAATAGATCGACGTCCTGCCCCTGAACTAGAGGAGACAAACTACATCGAGCCAGAGCCGAGGGCCCAAGAGCCAAGGTCGAGACCGCAACCCCCAATACCATCACCCAATGACAACATGGAGAGGAATGAGGTGGTCAGCACAGTGCAAATGT GTCAACAGATGGACTGTGAGACAAAGCTGCGTGATCGTTGTAAAGAAACCACTTGTAATAG GTACGAGTGTCCTCCTGGATGCTTGTCCAGCCCAGGAAAAGTAATAGGGACTGCGTATTATGATATG CAATCAAGTGTTTGTGGAGCTGGTTTACATGCTGGAGTAATAGACAACGATGGAGGCTGGCTGGATGTTACAAGACAAGGAAGAAAACCACATTTCACAAAGTCATACAAAAATGGAATTCAGTCTCTTGG GATGAACAGGAGTGCAAATGCTTTCAAAGTATTCTCTGTACCAG GCAGTACCGTGTGGGACCACTGTTGCACGGTTCTGTCCCTACAAAAGACCTGCACGGCACTGTCCAAG GTTGTATTGCCCCCGCAATTGTCTGCATGA